From the Micromonospora echinospora genome, the window GTCCGGTACGAGCGGTTCAGCGCCGCCCACGCCGCCGGCACGCCGGGCGCGGTGGCCATGGTCCGTCGCGCCTGGGACCTCGCCGAGATCGGCCAGGCGTACGAGGACTTCGTCGCCGAGCAGCGCCCCCTGCTGGCCACGGTCAACGCACGCAGTGGCGACGAGGAGGCGTACGCGGCACGATTCCGACTGGTGCACGCGTGGCGTACCTTCCTGTTCAAGGATCCGCAGTTGCCCCCGGCCCTGCTGCCCGAGCGCTGGCCCGGCACCAGCGCCGCCAGTTTCTTCGACCGACACGCGGCCCGGCTCCGCCCGGCCGCCGACCGGTACGTGGAGCAGTGCCTCGAACTGGGCCACCGCGCCGTACGACAGAAGGGTCGTTAGACACGTGACCGAGCCGCTCCTGGTCGACCGCACCGACGCCGTCGTCACCCTGACGCTGAACCGCCCGACGGCCATGAACGCGCTCGACGTCGCGCTCAAGGAGGCCCTGCGCGACACCCTCGCCGAGCTGGAGACCGACCGGACCTGCCGGGCGGTGGTGCTCGCCGGCGCGGGCGGGCAGTTCAGCGCCGGCCAGGACCTGCGGGAACACGTGGAGACCCTGGAGTCGACCAAGGGCGACCCGTTGGCCACGGTCGGCGCGCACTACAACCCGATCGCCGCCCGCCTGGCCAACCTGCCCAAGCCGGTGGTCGCGGCGGTACGTGGCATGGCCGCCGGCGCCGGAGCGTCGCTGGCCTTCCTCGCCGACATCCGGATCGGTGGGCCGAGGACCAAGTTCCTGATGGCCTTCGCCAAGGTCGGGCTGGCCGCCGACACCGGCGCCTCCTGGACCCTGCCCCGGCTGGTCGGTCACGCCAAGGCGGTCGAGCTGCTGATGCTGGCCGAGCCGGTGGGTGCCGAGGAGGCCCGGCAGCTGGGGCTGCTCAACCAGCTCGTGGCGGACGACGAGCAGGTGCTGCCGACCGCCCAGGAGCTCGCCGCCCGGCTGGCCGCCGGCCCGACCGTCGCGTACGGGGCGATCAAGCGCCAGCTTTCCATCGCCGACGCGGGCACGCTCGCCGACGCGCTGGCCGCCGAGGCGCAGGCGCAGACGATCTGCGGGGGCACCGCCGACCACCGCGCCGCCACCCACGCCTTCGTGCGCAAGGAGCAGCCGGTCTACGAGGGGCGCTGAGCCTCCCGCCCGCCCCGTCGGGCGCTCCCGGATCGGGGCAGGTCGGGCCCGACCCGGCGCGGGGCACCCCGACCTGCCGCGATCAGAGTGGGTCATGAGTCAGCGGGCAACGTAACCGCCGTCGATCGGGACGGTGTGGCCGGTGATCCAGGCGGCGTCGTCGGAGGCGAGGAAGGCGACCACCCCGGCGATGTCCTCCGGGGTGGGGATGCCGGGCTTCGGGTTGAACGACTCCATCTCCCGGCGCATCTGCGCCGGGTCCGGGGCGTTCTCGATGAAACGCTCGACCAGCGGGGTCATCACCACGGTCGGGGCGACCGCGTTGATCCGGATGCCGCGCGCCGCGTACTCGACGGCCGCCGACCGGGTCAGCCCGACGATCCCGGCCTTGGTGAAGGTGTACGGCGAGATGTTCTCCTGGGCCGCCAACGCGGTAGTCGACGAGGTGTTCACGATCGCCCCGCCACCACCGTGCAGCATCGCCTCGATGCCGTACTTGAGCACGTGGAAGACACCGTCGCCGTTGATCCGCCGGACCCGCTCCCAGTTGTCCAGGTCCATCTCGTGCAGTGGCTGCTGTTTGCCGTCGATGCCGGCGTTGTTGAAAATCACGTCGATCCGGCCGTACCGCTGGACCGCCTCGGCGACGCCCTGCTCGACCGAGCTGGCGTCACCGGTGTCGACGGTCACCGCCACGGCGTCCGGCAGCTCGGCCGCGACCCGTGTGGCACCTTCG encodes:
- a CDS encoding enoyl-CoA hydratase-related protein, which produces MTEPLLVDRTDAVVTLTLNRPTAMNALDVALKEALRDTLAELETDRTCRAVVLAGAGGQFSAGQDLREHVETLESTKGDPLATVGAHYNPIAARLANLPKPVVAAVRGMAAGAGASLAFLADIRIGGPRTKFLMAFAKVGLAADTGASWTLPRLVGHAKAVELLMLAEPVGAEEARQLGLLNQLVADDEQVLPTAQELAARLAAGPTVAYGAIKRQLSIADAGTLADALAAEAQAQTICGGTADHRAATHAFVRKEQPVYEGR
- a CDS encoding SDR family NAD(P)-dependent oxidoreductase; translation: MRFQDRVVFVTGGASGLGAAAARRFAAEGARVVIADIDTEGATRVAAELPDAVAVTVDTGDASSVEQGVAEAVQRYGRIDVIFNNAGIDGKQQPLHEMDLDNWERVRRINGDGVFHVLKYGIEAMLHGGGGAIVNTSSTTALAAQENISPYTFTKAGIVGLTRSAAVEYAARGIRINAVAPTVVMTPLVERFIENAPDPAQMRREMESFNPKPGIPTPEDIAGVVAFLASDDAAWITGHTVPIDGGYVAR